Within Acidobacteriota bacterium, the genomic segment CAACCGCTCCGACAACGCTTGCAAAGCCGCCAGCCCGCGGACACTAGAGCCGTGATCGTTGACCGGCGGCGAGTAGACGGCGAGGCCCATGCGGCCGGGGACGACGGCGACGATGCCGCCGGAGATGCCGGTTTTGGCCGGCAGGCCGACGTCGAAGGCGAAGCGGCCGGATTCGTCGTGTAGGCCGCAGGTGAGCATGACGGAGAGGACGTGGCGGACGAGCTCCGGCGGCAGGGCCTGGCGGCGGGTGAGGGGCTGAGTGCCGGCGTTGGCCAGGGTGGCGCCTAGGCGCGCCAGCAGGCGGCAGTTGACGCGGATGGCGCATTGCTGGAAGTAGAGCTCGAGGGCGGCGGCTTCATCGTCGACCAGCTGGAAGTTGCGTAGCAGGGAGGCGATGGCGCGGTTGCGGCCACCGGCTTTGTGCTCGGCATCGAGCACCGCGGCATCGACCACCAGGCGCTCTTCGCCGGCCAGGGCGGCAAAGCCGGCGAGGATCCGCTTGAGGCGCTCGGCGGGGTCGCCAGGGATCAGGGAGCAAACGGCGATGGCGCCGGCGTTGCCCAGGGGGTTGAAGGGCTTGTCGGTGCGGGGATCGAAATGGATGGCATTGAAAGGGTTATCGCTCGGCTCCACACCGACTCGCCGGTGCACCGCGTCGACGCCACACAGGTCCATCGCCAGGCCGTAGGCGAAAGGGTTGGCGGCGGATTGGATGGAGAAGGGCGCCTCGGCATCGCCGACCGCGATCTCTTGGCCATCGATGGTGCAGGCGGCTAGAGCGAAGCCTTGTGGCGCTGGTGGCAGATAGCTTGCGACCTCGCCGCCATCGAGGGAGCGCAGCTCGGTGTGGACGGCGTGCAGGGCGGCGGTGAGGTCGGCCTCGGGATCTTCAGCGGCCGTGTCTTCGGCCGGCTGGCTGGCGGCTGCAGAGGACACGCTCACCGGGCGAGGCTCTAGCAGGTGCAGCTCGAGGGCCTGGGCGACGTCGGCGACGGCGGCGGCGCCGCGGACGCTGGAGCCCAGGGCGTCGAGCCGCGGCGAGAAGGCAGCGATGCCGAGGCGACCCGGGGCGACGGCGACCACACCGCCGGAGACACCGCTCTTTGAAGGCAGGCCGACGTCGAAGGCGGAGCGGCCGGCGGCGTCGTAAAAGCCGCAGGTGAGCATGACGGTCAGCACGTGGTGCACCAGGGGCGATGCGATTGCCTGAGCGCCGGTGAGCGGATTGCAGCCGCCGTTGGCCAGGGTGGCCGCCATCACCGCCAGGTCGCGACAGCTCACCAGCACCGAGCATTGCTGGAAGTAAAGCGCCAGGGTCGGATCCACCGGTGCGGCGAGCATCTCTAAGTGGTGCATCAGGTGAGCGATGGCGCGGTTGCGGTGGCCCGCAGTGCGTTCGGAGAGATAGACCGGGGCGTCGACGGTGAGGGGCCGCCCGGCGTAGTCGCCGAGCGCTTCGAGCAGGCTGGAGATGCTTTCACCATGCTCGGCCAAAAGGCCGGAGACGGCGATGGCTCCGGCGTTGATCATCGGGTTGTGTGGCCGGTTCTGGCCATCGAGCTGGATGATCGAGTCGAAGGCATCGCCACTGGGCTCGACGCCGATCCGCGACCGCACGGCTGCGACGCCGAGGCGTTCCAAGGCGCGGCCGTAGACGAAGGGCTTGGAGAGCGATTGCAGGGTCAGCTCGTGGGCGTCGTCGCCGATACTGACGACCTCACCCTCCACCGTGCAGAGGGCGAGAGCGAAGCGCTCCGGATCGACCCTCGCCAGCTCCGGGATGTAGCGCGCCACGTCGCCTTCGCGCAAATCGAGGGCGCCTTGGTGGGCGCGTTCGAGAATCGTCTGCAGATCCTTCAAGCGAGCCTCCGGCGGCCAATCGTGCGATGATCAGTCTTGCGAGTGTGGATTGGATGCATGATGCGGAACGCTGTTCGAGGCATTGTACCGGCGAAAGACGGAAGGCCGAGCGCCAGATCAGCAGGTCGATGGATTCTGCTGGCGATCGGCTTGAGGTTGGCGCTTCAGCCACCGATCGCAGCGCAGTCTCCGCCGGAGGGGGCCCTCGACCTGCCGGAGGTCGTGTCCGTCGAAGGGCACCCGGTCCGTACTGTCTTGCCGCCCGACACGATCCGCGCTCTCGACGAGCCGCCGACTGCGGAAGCCGAGCAAGCCGACTTCATGATTCTGCGCGAGAAGGTAATCGGAATCGTCGTGAGCGGTGAAGCGCGCGCCTACCCTCTGCGCCTGCTGGACTGGCGCGAGGTGGTCAACGATCGGCTCGGAGGCAGGCCGATCGCCGTCACCTGGTGACCGGCGGCGCAAACGAGCGTCGTGTACGCTCGCCCGACAGCGGATCAGGAGGTGCTGCGCTTCGGCGTCTCCGGCAAGCTGTGGCGCCAGGTCATGGTGCTCTTCGATCGCCAGAGCGGATCTCTGTGGAGTCAGCGCGACCACCGGGCCATCGCCGGGCCGCTGGCCGGTTGGACCCTAGAGGTGCTGGAATCGACGGTGACGGATTGGTCGAGCTGGAACAAAACCCATCCGGCAACGACGGTCGTCGTGCAGCCCAAGCCGGGCGCCGATTCGGACTATCCTCCCCATTGGAAGTGGCTCGCGGCCCTCGGCCTTGCCCTGGTGTCTGCCATTCAAATCGCTCTCAAGCAGCGCAAGAAAGAGTCCCGTGAGCAACAGTCTCGTGACCGAGCGTCTCGTGATAGGCCGTGAGCCGGCGGTCGAGACCGAAGCCTGGTGCCTGCGACGTGGCGCCGCGTCACCAACGGGTGACGCGAGGGCCTACGACCAGGTCGATACGGTGCTCGGTCGCTCGGTCCCGCGGCGTCTGCTCTGCCGCGCTTGCGGTGAGGCGGTCACCGCCGACGAGCATCGCGTGGCCATCGAAGGACGGCACGTCCACCGGCGGACCAATCCTGTTGGCTTCGAATTCGGGTTCGGCTGTTTTGCCGAGGCCCCCGGTGTCG encodes:
- the glsA gene encoding glutaminase A, whose amino-acid sequence is MKDLQTILERAHQGALDLREGDVARYIPELARVDPERFALALCTVEGEVVSIGDDAHELTLQSLSKPFVYGRALERLGVAAVRSRIGVEPSGDAFDSIIQLDGQNRPHNPMINAGAIAVSGLLAEHGESISSLLEALGDYAGRPLTVDAPVYLSERTAGHRNRAIAHLMHHLEMLAAPVDPTLALYFQQCSVLVSCRDLAVMAATLANGGCNPLTGAQAIASPLVHHVLTVMLTCGFYDAAGRSAFDVGLPSKSGVSGGVVAVAPGRLGIAAFSPRLDALGSSVRGAAAVADVAQALELHLLEPRPVSVSSAAASQPAEDTAAEDPEADLTAALHAVHTELRSLDGGEVASYLPPAPQGFALAACTIDGQEIAVGDAEAPFSIQSAANPFAYGLAMDLCGVDAVHRRVGVEPSDNPFNAIHFDPRTDKPFNPLGNAGAIAVCSLIPGDPAERLKRILAGFAALAGEERLVVDAAVLDAEHKAGGRNRAIASLLRNFQLVDDEAAALELYFQQCAIRVNCRLLARLGATLANAGTQPLTRRQALPPELVRHVLSVMLTCGLHDESGRFAFDVGLPAKTGISGGIVAVVPGRMGLAVYSPPVNDHGSSVRGLAALQALSERL
- a CDS encoding DUF3179 domain-containing (seleno)protein, which produces MSVEGHPVRTVLPPDTIRALDEPPTAEAEQADFMILREKVIGIVVSGEARAYPLRLLDWREVVNDRLGGRPIAVTWUPAAQTSVVYARPTADQEVLRFGVSGKLWRQVMVLFDRQSGSLWSQRDHRAIAGPLAGWTLEVLESTVTDWSSWNKTHPATTVVVQPKPGADSDYPPHWKWLAALGLALVSAIQIALKQRKKESREQQSRDRASRDRP
- a CDS encoding cereblon family protein; protein product: MSNSLVTERLVIGREPAVETEAWCLRRGAASPTGDARAYDQVDTVLGRSVPRRLLCRACGEAVTADEHRVAIEGRHVHRRTNPVGFEFGFGCFAEAPGVVAVGEATVEHSWFAGCTWRYSVCGRCGAHLGWLFEGGGPRFQGLILNRLEEEEPPSGESE